A window from Macaca thibetana thibetana isolate TM-01 chromosome 7, ASM2454274v1, whole genome shotgun sequence encodes these proteins:
- the LOC126959209 gene encoding olfactory receptor 11H4-like produces MVFSVVSTALEFINNSETSTVTEFVLLGFPGCQEMQSFLFSLFFVIYVFTIIGNGTIVFAVRLDKRLHTPMYILLGKFAFLEILYVTSTVPNMLVNFLSERKTISFVGCFLQFYFFTSLGTTEAYFLCIMAYDRYLAICRPLHYPTIMTPQLCYILMSFCWVFGFLSYSVSTVQLSQLPFCGPNIINHFLCDMDPLMALSCAPAPITEIVFYILSSLIIILTLLYICGSYMLLLIAVLKVPLAAGRQAFSTCGSHLTVVCLFFGALLAMYVSPTTDNPAAIQKIITLFYSVVTPFLNPLIYSLRNKEMKAALKKVLRIE; encoded by the coding sequence ATGGTGTTTTCTGTCGTCTCTACAGCCCTGGAATTCATAAACAATTCAGAGACAAGCACTGTGACAGAATTTGTTCTCCTTGGCTTTCCTGGTTGTCAGGAGATGCAAAGTTTCCTCTTCTCACTGTTCTTTGTGATCTATGTATTTACCATAATAGGAAACGGGACCATTGTCTTTGCTGTGAGATTGGACAAACGGCTTCATACCCCAATGTATATTCTCCTAGGGAAGTTTGCTTTCCTTGAAATCTTGTACGTTACCTCCACTGTACCCAACATGCTAGTCAACTTCCTCTCAGAGAGAAAAACCATCTCTTTTGTTGGCTGTTTCCTCCAATTCTACTTTTTTACTTCCCTTGGTACAACAGAAGCATACTTCCTCTGCATCATGGCATATGATCGGTACCTTGCTATCTGCCGCCCATTGCACTACCCAACCATCATGACCCCACAACTCTGTTACATATTGATGTCTTTTTGCTGGGTGTTTGGATTCCTCAGTTACTCTGTCTCCACTGTGCAACTGTCTCAATTGCCTTTCTGTGGGCCCAACATCATCAATCACTTTTTGTGTGACATGGACCCATTGATGGCTCTGTCCTGTGCCCCAGCTCCTATCACTGAGATCGTCTTCTATATCCTGAGCTCCCTCATTATCATTCTCACTCTTCTGTACATCTGTGGCTCCTATATGCTTTTACTGATAGCTGTATTAAAAGTCCCTTTAGCAGCTGGCCGGCAGGCCTTTTCCACCTGCGGATCTCATCTGACAGTAGTGTGTTTATTCTTTGGGGCTCTATTGGCAATGTATGTGAGCCCCACAACTGATAATCCAGCTGCAATTCAGAAGATTATAACTTTGTTCTATTCTGTGGTGACCCCCTTCTTAAACCCCCTGATTTACAGCTTACGAAACAAGGAGATGAAGGCTGCATTGAAGAAAGTCCTGAGGATAGAATGA
- the LOC126958756 gene encoding olfactory receptor 11H6 has translation MFFIIHSLITSVFLTALGPQNRTTHFVTEFVLLGFHGQREMQSCFFSFILVLYLMTLLGNGAIVCAVKWDRRLHTPMYILLGNFAFLEIWYISSTVPNMLVNILSETKTISFSGCFLQFYFFFSLGTTECFFLSVMAYDRYLAICRPLHYPSIMTGKFCVILVCVCWVGGFLCYPVPIVLISQLPFCGPNIIDHFVCDPGPLFALACISAPSTELICYTFNSMIIFGPFLFILGSYTLVIRAVLRIPSGAGRTKVFSTCGSHLMVVSLFYGTLMVMYVSPRSGNPAAMQKIITLVYSAVTPLLNPLIYSLRNKDMKDALKRVLGLTVSRN, from the coding sequence ATGttctttattattcattctttGATTACTTCTGTTTTTCTAACAGCTTTGGGACCCCAGAACAGAACAACGCATTTTGTGACTGAGTTTGTCCTCCTGGGTTTCCATGGTCAAAGAGAGATGCAGAGCTGCTTCTTCTCATTCATCCTTGTTCTCTATCTCATGACACTGCTAGGGAATGGAGCTATTGTCTGTGCAGTGAAATGGGACAGGCGGCTCCACACACCCATGTACATCCTTTTGGGAAACTTTGCCTTTCTAGAGATCTGGTACATTTCCTCCACTGTCCCAAACATGCTAGTCAATATCCTCTCAGAGACTAAAACCATCTCCTTCTCTGGCTGCTTCCtgcaattctatttctttttttcactggGTACAACAGAGTGTTTCTTCTTATCAGTTATGGCTTATGATCGGTATCTGGCCATCTGTCGTCCATTACACTACCCCTCCATCATGACTGGGAAGTTCTGTGTAATTCTGGTCTGTGTATGTTGGGTAGGTGGATTTCTCTGCTATCCAGTCCCTATTGTTCttatttcccagcttcccttctGTGGGCCCAACATCATTGACCACTTTGTGTGTGACCCAGGCCCATTGTTTGCACTGGCCTGCATCTCTGCTCCTTCCACTGAGCTTATCTGTTACACCTTCAACTCGATGATTATCTTTGGGCCCTTCCTCTTCATCCTGGGATCTTACACTCTGGTCATCAGAGCTGTGCTTCGTATTCCCTCTGGTGCTGGTCGAACTAAAGTTTTCTCCACATGTGGGTCCCACCTAATGGTGGTGTCTCTATTCTATGGAACCCTTATGGTGATGTATGTGAGCCCAAGATCGGGGAACCCAGCAGCAATGCAGAAGATCATCACTCTGGTATACTCAGCAGTGACTCCACTCTTAAATCCCCTTATCTACAGTCTTCGAAACAAAGACATGAAAGATGCTCTAAAGAGAGTCCTGGGGTTAACAGTTAGTCGAAACTGA